In a genomic window of Shouchella clausii:
- a CDS encoding YigZ family protein, giving the protein MLPNYYTVKQAGEHEIIIQKSRFIAHFSRAETEEKALAFIESIKKQHWQATHNCSAYLIGEQNLIQKANDDGEPSGTAGVPMLEVLKKRNLKDTAVVVTRYFGGIKLGAGGLIRAYGGAVSEGLNAVGIVERTLMRLVHTTIDYTWLGKIENEIRQSPYLLQGIDYLDNVVIRTYVKEAETVTFKQWMTEQTNGQAKLSEGELVYLEKDVG; this is encoded by the coding sequence ATGCTGCCAAACTATTATACAGTTAAACAAGCTGGAGAACATGAAATCATTATCCAAAAATCACGCTTTATTGCCCATTTTAGCCGGGCTGAAACCGAAGAAAAAGCGCTCGCTTTCATCGAAAGCATCAAAAAGCAGCATTGGCAGGCAACTCATAACTGTTCGGCTTACTTGATCGGCGAACAGAATTTAATCCAAAAAGCAAATGATGATGGAGAACCAAGCGGCACTGCTGGCGTTCCTATGCTTGAAGTACTAAAAAAGCGGAACCTAAAAGATACAGCGGTCGTTGTGACTAGGTATTTTGGCGGCATTAAGCTTGGCGCTGGCGGCCTCATCCGCGCCTATGGCGGCGCCGTTAGCGAAGGCTTAAATGCAGTTGGCATCGTCGAACGGACACTCATGCGCCTCGTCCATACAACCATTGATTACACTTGGCTAGGGAAAATCGAAAACGAAATCCGCCAATCGCCTTATTTGTTGCAAGGAATCGACTACCTTGATAACGTCGTCATCCGTACATACGTCAAAGAAGCAGAAACCGTGACGTTCAAGCAATGGATGACGGAACAGACGAACGGACAGGC
- a CDS encoding sensor histidine kinase produces MTDVTMLDHIITQTLDSVGTSREKIFEIGERSRNEYEYLKKELDQVKVKLTHVINDVDETVLKTKHARNRLAKVSKEFNRYTSEEVRTAYEQASDFQVQLAVLQQEEIQLRIRRDDIDRRLKNLQDTINRAEQLSVQMSVVFDFLSSDLKQVGEYIKDANEKQAFGLKIIEAQEEERRRLSREIHDGPAQMMANVMLHSELIERIYQERGIEEALKEIRGLRRMVRSSLAEVRRIIYDLRPMALDDLGLVPTLRKYLENIEERHGLKVTFKHFGVEKRLAQQFEIALFRLVQEAVQNATKHAEPTEIIVKIELKPKNVTLVIRDDGKGFDLSERKESSFGLIGMKERVNMLNGKMTIHSKPQEGTNILIQLPVSTN; encoded by the coding sequence ATGACAGACGTAACGATGCTTGATCATATAATTACGCAAACGCTTGACTCAGTTGGGACGAGTCGCGAAAAAATCTTTGAAATCGGTGAACGCTCCCGCAATGAGTATGAATACTTGAAAAAGGAATTAGATCAAGTCAAAGTTAAATTAACACACGTTATTAATGATGTCGACGAAACCGTGTTAAAAACAAAACACGCACGAAACCGGTTAGCCAAAGTAAGCAAGGAATTCAATCGGTACACAAGTGAGGAAGTCCGTACAGCGTACGAACAAGCCAGCGATTTCCAAGTACAGCTGGCCGTGCTTCAACAAGAAGAGATCCAATTGCGGATTAGGCGGGATGATATTGATCGCCGCTTGAAAAATCTTCAGGATACGATTAATCGGGCTGAACAGCTTTCTGTACAGATGTCCGTGGTGTTTGACTTTTTATCAAGTGACCTTAAGCAAGTCGGCGAATACATTAAAGACGCCAATGAAAAGCAAGCGTTCGGCTTAAAAATAATCGAGGCACAGGAAGAAGAGCGTCGCCGTCTTTCCCGGGAAATCCATGACGGGCCAGCTCAGATGATGGCAAACGTTATGCTTCATTCAGAATTGATTGAACGGATTTACCAGGAACGGGGCATTGAGGAAGCGCTTAAAGAAATTCGCGGGTTGCGCCGTATGGTTCGTTCTTCATTGGCAGAGGTAAGAAGAATCATTTATGATTTGCGCCCGATGGCGTTGGATGATTTAGGGCTAGTGCCTACATTGAGAAAGTATTTGGAGAATATTGAAGAGCGTCATGGCTTAAAAGTCACTTTTAAACACTTTGGCGTTGAAAAGAGGCTTGCCCAACAATTTGAAATTGCGTTATTTCGCCTTGTGCAGGAAGCGGTGCAAAATGCGACTAAGCACGCAGAACCGACTGAAATTATCGTGAAGATTGAATTGAAACCAAAAAATGTAACGCTAGTCATTAGAGATGACGGCAAAGGATTTGACCTTTCTGAAAGAAAGGAATCTTCGTTTGGGTTAATAGGCATGAAAGAAAGGGTTAACATGCTAAATGGCAAAATGACGATTCATTCCAAACCGCAAGAAGGAACAAATATTTTGATTCAACTCCCTGTCTCTACGAATTAA
- a CDS encoding response regulator transcription factor, translating into MITQETQEIRIVIIDDHPLFKEGVKRILSMEENFNVVADGEDGSEVIDLVRQHQPDVILMDINMPKTNGVEATKDLIKAFPKVKVIILSIHDDESYVSHVLRTGASGYLLKEMDAESLVEAVKVVASGGAYIHPKVTSNLIKEYRRLARQDEQYQDSIGFREVEYRKPLHILTRRECEVLQLMTDGQNNRAIGESLYISEKTVKNHVSNILQKMNVNDRTQAVVESIKKGYVIVR; encoded by the coding sequence ATGATTACTCAAGAAACACAAGAAATTCGCATTGTCATTATAGACGACCATCCATTGTTTAAAGAAGGGGTAAAGCGGATTTTATCGATGGAGGAAAATTTTAATGTTGTTGCAGATGGGGAAGACGGATCGGAAGTTATCGATTTGGTTCGCCAACATCAGCCAGATGTCATTTTAATGGATATTAATATGCCAAAAACGAATGGCGTCGAAGCAACAAAAGACTTGATCAAGGCATTTCCAAAAGTGAAAGTAATTATTCTTTCCATTCATGATGATGAGTCTTATGTTTCCCATGTGTTACGTACAGGAGCCTCAGGTTACTTATTAAAAGAAATGGATGCGGAATCATTGGTTGAAGCTGTAAAAGTGGTGGCATCCGGCGGCGCTTATATTCATCCAAAAGTGACATCAAATTTGATTAAAGAATACCGTCGCCTCGCCCGCCAAGATGAGCAATACCAAGACTCGATCGGTTTCCGTGAAGTCGAGTATAGAAAGCCGCTTCATATTTTAACTAGGAGAGAGTGTGAAGTGCTTCAGCTTATGACGGATGGACAAAACAACCGGGCAATCGGCGAGTCGCTTTACATAAGCGAGAAGACAGTGAAAAACCATGTTAGCAACATTTTGCAAAAAATGAACGTGAAC